DNA from Orbaceae bacterium lpD01:
GTTGCCGGATTTAGTATGGCAGGCCGTGGACAGAATATGGCTTTAGGTTTTGTAAAACTGAAAGAGTGGAGTGAACGAACAGCCAAAGATTTACGTGTTAATGCCGTGGTAGATCGCGCAAATCGCTATTTATATGGTATTACGCAAGCGCGTATTTTCGCAGTCAATATACCGCCAGTGCCGTCATTGGGTATGGCAAATGGTTTCTCATTCATGCTTAAAGATAGTGCTGGTAAAGGTCATGATGCCTTAATGCAAGCATTTTATCAATTGTTAGGCATGGCGATGAAGAATCCTGATTTAACTCAGGTTCGTCCATCAGGTATGCTTGATGTGCCACAATACAAAATTAATGTCGATTTTGAAACGGTTCAGGCACTTAACTTATCCTTGAGTGATGTTAATACTACCTTGTCAACGGCACTCGGTTCTGCCTATATCGATGACTTTATATACGATAGCCGGATTAAGAAAGTCTATATACAAGGTGATGCACCATACCGTATGCTTCCTGGCGATTTCAGCTACTGGCATGTGAAAAATGGTCAAGGTGAAATGGTACCTTATGATTCATTTGCCACAACGTCAAAAACGTATGGTTCTCCTTCATTGACCCGTTATGATGGTGTATCAGCGATGGGCATCAGTGGAGCAGCAATTTCATCACAGAGTTCTGGTCAAGCGATGGCTATCATGGAGCAATTAGCGAAGAAATTACCCAATGGCTTTACTTATGACTGGACCGGTATTTCCTATCAGGAAAGACAAACAGGTTCACAGACATCAACACTGTATATGATTTCCATTGTTGTTGTATTCCTGGCACTGGCCGCTCTCTATGAAAGCTGGAGCGTACCGATTGCGATTCTCTTTGTGATTCCATTGGGTATCATTGGTACCGTTTACGCCACCATGTTCAGAGGCCTGGATAATGACGTGTACTTTATCGTAGGGCTATTAACGACCATGGGGCTGGCAGCTAAAAATGCGATATTGATTGTAGAATTCGCTAAAGACGCCTTAGAAAAAGAGGGCAAGTCATTAATTGATGCAACCTTAGAAGCGTGTCGGTTACGTTTACGTCCGATTCTAATGACCTCTTTTGCCTTTATTCTTGGTGTATTACCACTTGCCATTAGTACAGGTGCAGGCTCTGCTAGCCAGAATGCCGTAGGCGTGGGCGTAATTGGTGGTATGTTAAGTGCAACATTCCTGGCAATCTTCTTTATACCGCTGTTCTTTGTATTTATTACCAAATGTTTTACCCAACATAAACATAAAGCGGTAACATGTACCAAGAAAAATAAAACACCCGCTTCAGAATAATCAGAGGTAACCATTAAAATAAAAGCCGGTTTTAACCGGCTTTTTTATTGACTTAGATTGATAAAACAGCGTTCTTTAACGATATCAGATTATACTCGCTATCCAATAATCAACTGATGAACGAGTGAACTAAAAGCGGTTAACTGATCATGGTTAAGCAATCCATAAACTAATCTTGATTTTAAGGTTTCTGTTTGGCGGAATTGATTTGTGCCTTTAATACCGCCAATCGACTTTGTCCTTGTAACATTCTCTGCTCAGCGGTTTTTTGCGGCTTCTGACTTTCCCATTCCAGCTCATCTTGTGGTAGTTCCAGTAAAAAACGACTTGGCTCCGGATTGATTACCTCACCATATTGACGACGCTGGCGACTTAGTGAAAAGGTGAGTTCTCGCTGCGCTCTGGTGATCCCCACATAAGCCAGACGTCTCTCCTCTTCAATATTATCCTCATCAATACTGGTTTGATGTGGTAACAAGCCCTCTTCCATTCCGATCATGTAAACATAAGGAAATTCCAGGCCTTTAGAGGCATGTAGTGTCATCAACTGGACTTCATCGTTATCTTCTTCTGATTGATTACGTTCAAGCATATCTCGCAAAGTAAAGCGAGCAACAACCTGTTCCAGCGTCATAGATTCATCAAGGTCATCGCCGTCTAACATCTCTTTAAGCCAGCTATATAACTGCTCAACATTCCGCATACGCATTTCAGCCGCAGTAGGTGACGGTGACGTCTCAAATAACCAACTCTCATAAGCAATGCCGTGTAATAACTCGCTAACCACCGCAACTGAGTCATGGGCAATACGCATTTGTAATGTTTCGATCCACTGTGTGAAAGTGCTCAGCGCAGTTAATCTTTTTTCAGAAAGAATCTGGGTTAAACCTACATCAAAACTCGCTCTAAATAAGCTCACTTGGCGATATGCAGCCCATTCGCCTAATTTCTGTAATGTTGCCGGTCCTATTTCTCTTTTGGGTGTATTGACAATTCGAATAAAAGCATTATCGTCATCAGGGTTAGTCAGTAAACGTAAGTAAGCCATGATATCTTTGATCTCAGTTCGTGAGAAAAAAGAGGTGCCACCAGAAATACGATAAGGGATGCGATTTTTCATCAACGCCTTTTCTAGCAAGCGAGATTGGTGATTACCGCGATATAAAATCGCATATTCACCATAGTGTGAGTTACGGCTAAAACGGTGTCCAATTAAATCACCGACAATTTTTTCCGCTTCATGTTCCTCATTATCCGCGGTGATAACACGTAGCTGTTCACCATCCCCCAATTCTGAGAATAATTTTTTCGCAAATATATGGGGATTATTCTCAATCAAAATATTAGCCGATTTTAAAATGCGTCTGGATGAACGATAATTTTGTTCAAGCTTGATCACTTCCAGGTTAGGAAAATCCTCTTTGAGTAGCACCAAATTTTGCGGTCTGGCGCCGCGCCAGGAATAGATCGATTGATCATCATCACCCACAACCGTGAAACGTGCTCGAGATCCGACTAGTAGTTTAATTAACTCATATTGACTGGTATTGGTATCTTGATACTCGTCGATCAGTAAGTAGCGTAAACGATGTTGCCATTGCTCTCTCACTGCTTGATTATGTTTAAGCAGTAGTGTCGGTAATAAAATGAGATCATCAAAATCTAAAATACCACATGATTTAAGCTGCTTATCATATAACTCATAACAATGTGCAAATAGTTTATCTTTTTCAAAATGAGCTCTGGCCATGGCAATCACCGGATCAATTAAATCATTTTTCCAGTTTGAAATCGTCGCACGCAGTTGATTTAATAACTCTTTATCACCATTAAACCAAGGTTCAGTGAGATCCTTTAAAATCGCCATCTGATCTTGATCATCAAATAATGAAAAATTAGATTTTATACCGATAGCTTTATGCTCACGTTTAATGATTTCAAGACCTAAGGTATGAAACGTTGAAATATGTAGCCCTCTCGCCTCTTTTTTACCTAAAGCCTGTGCGATACGTTCTTTCATTTCACGCGCGGCTTTATTGGTAAAAGTCACTGCCGCTATCTGACGCGGCTGATAACCAATTTCGCGAATCAAATAGGCAATCTTATTGATGATCACGCGTGTTTTACCTGAACCAGCACCAGCCAGCACTAAACAGGGACCTGATACATATTCAACAGCTTGTTGTTGTCTTGTATTTAAACGCATATAAAAAACGCATCGAGTTATAAAAGGGAGGCTAATATAGTATACATTAGCAGGGGATGCAAATCAGGTATAAATGCCATTAATATACGAAAAAAGTACTCTGTAAACTTATTATTGGTCATACTGCTAACAATTATTTTTATTGAAAATCACTCATAAATTTGCTATTTTAGGTTATCAATTTTTAACGCTAAAACATAAAGGTAATACTATGACAATCAAAGTAGGTATTAATGGATTTGGTCGTATCGGCCGTATCGTTTTCCGTGCTGCTCAAGAACGTTCAGATATTGAAATCGTTGCAATCAACGACTTATTAGATGTCGAGTACATGGCATATATGCTTAAATACGACTCAACACATGGCCGTTTCAAAGGAACTGTAGAAGTTAAAGATGGTAAGTTAGTCGTTAACGGTAAAACTATCCGTGTAACTGCTGAGCGTGATCCTGCAAACTTAAAATGGGGCGAAATCGGTGTTGACGTTGTAGCTGAAGCAACAGGTTTATTCCTTGACGACGCAACTGCACGTAAACATATCCAAGCCGGCGCGAAAAAAGTTGTTTTAACTGGTCCATCTAAAGATGCAACACCAATGTTTGTTATGGGTGTTAACCACAAATCTTACGCAGGTCAAGATATCGTTTCTAACGCATCTTGTACAACTAACTGTTTAGCGCCTTTAGCTAAAGTATTAAATGACAAATTCGGTATCGTTGAAGGTTTAATGACAACCGTTCATGCAACTACTGCAACGCAAAAAACTGTTGATGGTCCATCATCAAAAGACTGGCGTGGTGGTCGTGGTGCGGCTCAAAACATCATTCCTTCTTCTACTGGTGCCGCTAAAGCGGTCGGTAAAGTTATCCCTGAATTAAATGGTAAACTAACTGGTATGGCTTTCCGTGTTCCTACACCTGACGTTTCAGTTGTTGACTTAACTGCACGTTTAGCAAAACCAACCAGCTATGCTGATATCTGTAAAGTCATGAAAGAAGCTTCTGAAGGCGAGCTTAAAGGTATTTTAGGCTATACTGAAGATGAAGTTGTTTCAACTGACTTCTTAGGTGAAAAATGTACTTCTGTATTCGATGCTAAAGCCGGTATTGCTATCAGTGATACTTTCGTTAAAGTGGTTTCTTGGTACGATAACGAAGTGGGTTATTCAAACAAAGTACTTGATTTAGTTGCTCACATTGCTAAGTAATTAAGTTCAGATCTGTATAGAAAAGCAGCCTAAATGGCTGCTTTTTTTATTTTAACTGATATCCTCCACAATCAATTTTTCAGATCCTGACCATAAATTCGTCACAATACTGTTCTCATCCCCCGCTTTGTCTGATGGAATAGGCTAAAACGATCGTTTAATTGTTTAATAATTATACGAAAACGCTATTTTGATAGAATAAAATATTGAAATTATCACTTCCGTACCTATATCAGGTATATCAGTATGTAAAATTAACGTTTAATCAACGAGTCATTTTTAACAAGAAGACATCACTATTGAGGTAAATAAATGAGTACACAGAATTCTGAAACGAGAGGGTTTCAATCAGAAGTTAAACAATTATTACATTTAATGATCCACTCACTTTATTCCAATAAAGAGATCTTTTTACGAGAATTA
Protein-coding regions in this window:
- the rep gene encoding DNA helicase Rep, which codes for MRLNTRQQQAVEYVSGPCLVLAGAGSGKTRVIINKIAYLIREIGYQPRQIAAVTFTNKAAREMKERIAQALGKKEARGLHISTFHTLGLEIIKREHKAIGIKSNFSLFDDQDQMAILKDLTEPWFNGDKELLNQLRATISNWKNDLIDPVIAMARAHFEKDKLFAHCYELYDKQLKSCGILDFDDLILLPTLLLKHNQAVREQWQHRLRYLLIDEYQDTNTSQYELIKLLVGSRARFTVVGDDDQSIYSWRGARPQNLVLLKEDFPNLEVIKLEQNYRSSRRILKSANILIENNPHIFAKKLFSELGDGEQLRVITADNEEHEAEKIVGDLIGHRFSRNSHYGEYAILYRGNHQSRLLEKALMKNRIPYRISGGTSFFSRTEIKDIMAYLRLLTNPDDDNAFIRIVNTPKREIGPATLQKLGEWAAYRQVSLFRASFDVGLTQILSEKRLTALSTFTQWIETLQMRIAHDSVAVVSELLHGIAYESWLFETSPSPTAAEMRMRNVEQLYSWLKEMLDGDDLDESMTLEQVVARFTLRDMLERNQSEEDNDEVQLMTLHASKGLEFPYVYMIGMEEGLLPHQTSIDEDNIEEERRLAYVGITRAQRELTFSLSRQRRQYGEVINPEPSRFLLELPQDELEWESQKPQKTAEQRMLQGQSRLAVLKAQINSAKQKP
- the gapA gene encoding glyceraldehyde-3-phosphate dehydrogenase, whose amino-acid sequence is MTIKVGINGFGRIGRIVFRAAQERSDIEIVAINDLLDVEYMAYMLKYDSTHGRFKGTVEVKDGKLVVNGKTIRVTAERDPANLKWGEIGVDVVAEATGLFLDDATARKHIQAGAKKVVLTGPSKDATPMFVMGVNHKSYAGQDIVSNASCTTNCLAPLAKVLNDKFGIVEGLMTTVHATTATQKTVDGPSSKDWRGGRGAAQNIIPSSTGAAKAVGKVIPELNGKLTGMAFRVPTPDVSVVDLTARLAKPTSYADICKVMKEASEGELKGILGYTEDEVVSTDFLGEKCTSVFDAKAGIAISDTFVKVVSWYDNEVGYSNKVLDLVAHIAK